A stretch of DNA from Syngnathus acus chromosome 1, fSynAcu1.2, whole genome shotgun sequence:
TGATCAGTTCAGACACAGTGGTAAAATTTTGAGGGATTCCTgtgaaggaaagaaaatacgCAAAACAACAGCATCACTGAGAGGCGTTTGAACTTTCAGGTGGATGCTGGTGAGGCGAATGTGCACTCATGTAATGATTACCTGTTTGTTGCTGGGAAAGGAATCcgtatttaaaaatatcccCAATCCAAATCTGCAGTTCTGAGTCTCGCTGGACCTCGTCATCACTTTTGTAGTAGTATTTTATCACTCGCTGCACATATCTTTTGAAAGACAACTTGATGATTACACATACATTCAGCTAAATACCTTCACTGACACAAACCCCATCTTGGATCCGTCTGTTTGTTAGCTGATTATTTCCTGGTTCATTGGGGATGACGAACACATGGGCAATATCATTATGATTCCGATATCTGCACATTCACCCCGATCCTCTACAAAATTTGCTTTGGTCTGTCACTCCACTGTAAAGTATTCTACAGATTGGTGTTGCAATAATTTGTGACGCAAAAAGTCATACTCGAAGATGATGTTCCACAGTTGGAGTCCATCATCTCTGTAGTAGAAGTTTGGCAGGTCCTGCAAGTCACGGTCATCAATGTCGTCGGGGATGCAAAGGGACCTGTAGGTGATGGAGGACAGCGATCTTGCCAAGATCTTTGGCAAAGCCTCTCGGCCAGAAGCTGCAAACTGAGAAGCAGTCCATTTCAAGACATAAACAGAAGGATGTCCAATGTCACGTAGAACGTAAAGGCTGACTTTTACCAGAGTGAAGACTCCAGCGGGTCCTATGAGCCGTTCCCGAGCTAATGCATTGATCTGCAGAGTGTATCGAGTGTGGGGTATGAGGAGCTAAAAGGATGGAAGAAAGGATCATGAACCCAAACCTGGAGACAACCAAAGTCTTGATATATTAAACCAAATTAGGAAAACTCTAGGTACCTTGTAGATTGGATGCACCATGGGCAGGTTGCGTAGCAGTGACACGGCAAAAACCTCCGCCAGCAGGTGGGTGCGCAACAAGTGAGCGTTGAGCTGGTGCTCTGAGAAATCGGCACTTCTCACAAAAATCTTAGTCGTCAGCCAGTCGTACGCAGAGTCAGTTGGGAGAAAGATGGGGTTGTCTTCCGCCGGAGTCTGCTTCAGCTGTGGAAAGGGGAAGAAACCAAACCAAGGATgggcattttttattgttgatgATACACTGATCTGCCCTGAACGAGACCCCGAAATACTTTTCCAAATGAAACCCATTGCTCCCAGATTGAAGTGTTGATTCTTATTCCAGGTGCGAACCGCCGCACCAAACACGAAAGGTCACGTTCTTGGAGTCTGAGCAATAACTACAGATGATCCCAACTACGTCTAATACTGCAGAATCTGTCTATTTTATCCACAAGATGAGATCATTCACTGTTAAAAGTACTTTACCTGTACGGTGGATGAGGCTAATGTTACCTGAATGGCAATAGGCATCAGCTTGTCGTCGGATCTTTTGTGAAGCAGGACAAGAGGAGCGGTCAAATACTGTTGCTTCTCTTCTATGATGTTTGCCGGCATTCCGTCCAGGTTCTTGTAGTCGCAAAGGTATATGTTGCCTCGCTGTTTGAGGACAAACACATCGGAATAATAATATTGAGGATACCACATACCGTATCGTGCAATGCAAtgagtttttgtgttgttgacaAAACGGCTCAATCCATTCAAATCATAATTGGGAGGAGAACCAAACTCTTACCTCCAACTCATTCAATAAGTTTGAGCCATCGGGGATGAAGACCATGTCATTGGTCACAGGGAAGTTCTCGGGTAGAGTTTTGCAACGTCGAATCAAGGTGGGATTGACTCCATTTAGAAACTGGTATGCAAATAACCAGTCCTCCGCCCAGTGTTCCTGCACGTAATCTGACAAAAGTAATTAACGTTTGCAGCTCAGGTTTTGTAAAACCAGCAGACGGTGATAATGGAAAATCCATTCGGCCGCTGTACCTGATAAGGGCGTGTCTTTGTTACGGAACACGTCGTTGATATCGTCAAGTGTTTTCCAATTTTCCTGGTTGTCAACAAGCCCTTTTAGCCGAAGCTCAGCCAACCTGGAAATAAAACGAGTAACCTTTTCTTAACAAATCATGAACTGAACACAAGGATGGCATCGTACTGTGAGGTTTAGCTGGCGCTTACCCTGTGGCCGCTGTGAATGCAAACTCTGTTGTTTTGGTGAAGGAGAACTGGACTTCATCTGGCAGGGTCATTGCACCATCTGCCTTTATGGCGTACGGCATACCTGGGCCATAGAATTCCCAGCTGTTGGGCAAATTAAACATGCATGTAGTCTCATGCGAAATACTCTCAAtataaaaaagtaaacattgAAGTGAACACTCACTCATAGTCTACACTTCGCTGGCTTAGTTCCTGCTGTCTCGCGTACTGGCCAAGAGAGTGGCTTTCGTCAAAGATCCTCAGAGCTTCCAGAGCGAAATCACAAACAACACATGAGGATTGTTTGAAGGGATCGCACACTCGATGGCAGATCAACCCACCTTTGCCCTCTCTATAACGGTGAGTCTCCTGGTCGCTGATCCAGCAGTGGATGGGAAAGGTGTAGATGTCTTCTTCGGGTGATTTGATTTCCACCTTATCGGGGAACCAAGCGTCGTCGGgcaaaaagccaaattgacGTTTGTCTAATTCGATCAGAAGCAGCCGTCCCAGGGAATTTGGGCAGGACACAGTATAAGTAGATACCTAGAAGATTTAATGGAAGTCTTCATTGTAGGTGATACACGGTGCAATGTGGCTTCAAAATAATTAGAGCTGCATTGACATCTTTCAGTTAAAactgacaaaaatattttggtagTTACACTGACCTCGTGAGGACCTTGGTTGgcaatcaatcaaccaatgGCAGGAGCACACAAAGAAGGCAATTTACTTACTGATCCTCTGAAGATGACCAAAGACTTCAGCCATGTACGATCACTCTCGCCATCCGTGCCCACCAGCTTGATGTGCACGCTGTTTAAGGTGGTGGCCTGAATTCGGTCGCCTGTGTAGACTGTTGCCTCATAAACCACCATTGTTGAAAAATCTTAATCCGGTCAATGTGATTCTTCTCTCAACTGGACAAATTGCCTTCTTATACCGTACGAATGGTTGCTAGTGGGAAGTACCTGCGGCAGGTTTTAGTAAGACGTTTATGAGCAATGACCGGTTGCAAGGTTGCAAAAGTTCATTTCTCAAGATGAGCACTTTCACAATGAAGTCTGATTTAAATGCGCATGCAGTTCTGTCTAGTAAAACCTAAAAGAGACACCTTTGGACCCCCCCACCCAGTAAAAAATCCTAACTCTGCCAGTGCAATGGTCTCATGCACagcattttctttcaattcaGTGCAGAGTGACGAGAACAGGCTACATGGCGGCATGACAGCAACATATATGCTAATTTGTGCTACTATACTCACCAGGTCCGTCTTGGGAAAATCCTAGAAGTCAGACGAGTAACACTTTGTGGTTTTCCCAAAGCCATTGTCACCGGCGATCTTTGGCGGCTGCGCATGTTGTCTGTACGTTGCACTTTTTGGTGTCCAGAAGAAAAGATTGATGGATTCACGGACACAGCGTTtctggagggaggggaggtAATATTGTAAATCAATCTCTATGGCTAAACTGAAATCGGCACTTCTCACAAAAATCTTAGCCGTCAGCCAGTCATATTCAGAGTCAGTTGGGAGAAAGATGGGGTTGTATTTAGATGGCGTCTGCTTCAGCTTTGGGAGGAGAAGGAACCAAACCAAGGATGGACATTTGATGGACCCCatatggtgtgtgtgttttttttactggagATACTGCACAAATCTGCATGGTGGCTTCATCATTTCCAGAGATAGACCGTAAAATACTTCATGGACATTGGATGAAGCTAATGTCACCTGAATGGCAATAGGCATTAGCTTATCGTCGGGTCTTTTGTGAAGCAGGTTCTTGTAGTCGCAAAGGTATATGTTGCCTTCCTGTATGAGGAACTGAGTTACTTGGAAGTAACAATAAATTTACTTTGCTATCCAAGCTCTACAGTGACTACTTAACATTGgatcaaagtgtcatttcttcagtgttgtcccatgacaagatataattagaacattgcagaaatgagagggaTGTGAGATACTGTATGTTTCTTGCAGAGTCACTGCCAGCAGACAATAGCAGATAAGCTCTTTTCTACATAATTTCATCATATCATCTAAAAGCAGAAAGACCTTCTCCGGTGGTTTAATCATATTGCCAGCTGGAGTTCAGTTGAGGCAACAAGTTTTGGTTACTCTGCTTCTGACCTTTATTCACAACACACTTTCCACAGCATCACAAATgtataataaaacataataaatcATCATGAAATATCATTCCTACATTCTGTTCAGTTCTGTATAGCAAATTCTAAAAGAGACACCCTTGGACCACCCCCCAGTAAAAAAATCCTAACTCCACCAGTGCATCAGTGGTCTAATGCACAGCATTGTTCTGGAGTTGGGTCAAAAAAACGTTATCGACGCTACCGAAAAATATGTACAGTCTTTCTTAATTGGTTTTAAAAACACCTGGGAAGTGATAAGGGATGCAGTGAACATGGAAATAGAGAGAACAAGCTAATTGTCATAAGGCAGATGGCAGAAATTACTTGAAGATCTTGTATAGCGagattgttttttcatttaactGTTTCCTTCCTAATTTTCACTCTTAAATAAAGTTTGACCTCACTTTCAGGTCATCGAGAATCTTGACCAAAGAACCAAATGCTGCTTCATCAAGTCTTATTGCGGTTAATGTCGGTGACTGTTCAGCAGTTTGGTGTCTGTCCTTGAATGGTAAATGTTCACGTTAACGGTAAACCGggcaaaaatgatgaaaagtaTAAATACTGCAATTATTGAACGATGGAAATGATGGCATCTCTGCTTTGTCTCGGTCTTGGACTGGTCAAGCTCTGGATTTTCAATCAAGCCCAGTTGAGAACTGCACTGATctgcttttcttcactttattattccGATGAAGCACTTAGATGTTATTAAGGTGGTGCAATTCTTTTATTCATGATGGTATCAGAAGACAAAAAACCGGCAAGAATATGtacatagttttttttttaactgactCAACCACTTGGGTCAAATCTGAGGGGAGGGGACAGTCAGGAGTCCTGTGGGCTTCAACTTGTTGATCCCTCCATCTAGGATGCAAACCCGAGGAAAGTTCACCTTGACGAGGTGTGCAGAAAACTAggagaaaacagaaaaatggcacatttcacacaaaaatTGTGTAGCAGACATGTcgaaaatgtaattatttagtcatttaaagtcatttgatttgaaattaaaTACCATGAACTCCTGTTCTTTGCTTCCTTACCACAGTAGCGCTTTTTATGGCGTGGCCGATGACCACGACAACCCGCCCTTTGTAGTTCTGCAGGGTTCCCGTTGCTGGACATTGCAGCACCTCGTCATCGGTTCCGAACGCCGTGCTGAAGGGAATGTTGATGCTGCCAGACATGTGGCCTCTGCTGAAGCTGGTTGACGTGAAGTTAAAGACCCTTTTAACCAATTAAAACTATCTCGCTGCTACTTTTACCATCTCCAAAACCAGAAGAGACAAAAAGCTCTTTATCATTTACAATTCTTTGGAGTTTAACCTGTACTTTTCTTTCTTGGTCTGAAATTCAAACCTGTAGTGTTAAGAATTCAGTTTCCAAAACAATAGAATGATAcaaacacacgtacacacagtAATCAAGCTACTGTGAGAATAACAATGGAACTGGATCCTTATGAGACGAATGGAAATGAATGCTACTgccccgtgaaaaaaaaaaaaaaaaactattgagGCTGAATGATTTTTACAAAGCTGGTTGGAAgataaaacaaagtaaaaagaCTGGCTGAaccaagagaaaacaaaatcaaccgTCCAGCTCACGTTACAGCTTGTACACACTATTTCCTGATGATGAAATTGCCTTGAGGAAAGAGCATATTTCACAACAAGAATACTTCGCAGTTTCCAAAActaggtgtgtgtgtacagtaaTTCAGAAATTGTCTTGAGGAACTTGAGAAAGAGCATATTTCACAACACCCTGGCAAGGATACTCCTCTGCACTGCGAATATCAACAGCTATAATGCTCGGCTTGCTGGCTTTGGTCCGTTTATTTACGGCGAATGACATTTCGCAGAGGTCGATGAAGTCCTCTGCCGAAATACGAGGTGACACTTCAGCTTTCAGGTCCAACAGCACAAGAGGTTCCCGAGACTACAACGGAGATGAGATTGAGAGGCACCAAAATTAAGAGTTGAGATAAACCTTTAAGCCCAGTAAATCCGTAAATCATTTCATACATAATTGCCCAATGATATTTAGAAATGTtggtttgcgccgttgtgggagtgaacacaaACAATGTGTTAGCCATCTAATGGCAGCAACTTCCGTCATTGTCTTTCAATTCCGTGCAGAACAGGCTACATGGCGGCATGACAGCAACATATATGCTAATTTGTGTTACTATACTCACCAGGTCCGTCTTGGGAAAATCCTGGAAGTCGGACGAGTaacactttgtgtttttcccaAAGCCATTGTCACCGGCGATCTTTGGCGGCTGCGCATGTTGTCTGTACGTTGCACTTTTTGGTGTCCAGAAGAAAAGATTGATGGATTCACGGACGCAGCGTTCGATGTCAATTtctggagggagggggagtaATATTGTAAATCAATCTCTATGACTAAACTGCATGACATCGTAGTATGACAATTGCGGTTTGTTGTTCACTGTGAAATCTACAAACTGGAGCCCATTAAATTCCGCGCCCAATTCCTCTTGCAGAGACAGATACTAATGTTCCGTGAAGGCAAATGCTGCTGTATCATCAGTAAATACCTCAATGCTCCACTACCAATCAATGAAGTCTCTAAACAAGAGAGATTTACGGTCGGATCACTCGAGGCCATAGGCCCAACAACATTAGATTGATGGCAGGCACAATGTTGCCGCGCTATTCTTTTTTGGGCAATGAAAAAGGCTCAAATTAATCAACACAATCACAACAAACAATTCAACAACCTTGCATTTACTGTTTTAGAAAATGTGACAAGGCTTTGGACATTAAGGAGCTGGCGAGGGCCCTCGTCGCTCTTGGAAAAGCTTGGCAAAGGAGctgactgcatttttttttttttattcgcctgACATTTTTTACCTTTATAAGGAAAACTGCCTCTGCCTTAGCCTCTTTTCGTAGTGTGTTTGGGTCGGCAACGAGGGAGGTGGGAGGTTGATGgccttggttttgttttgttttgagaaaGGCCAGCGAGTAAGGTCAAGCAGTATTTGGCAACGTAAGACCTTTAAAAGGAAAGTCACTCCCCAAGCATTTGGTACATTCTGAAGTTCATTGTAAATGCCACATAGCTCGCTGTGTGTCacctttttgtgtgttcgttcACTTGTAGAATGAGCGCTAACCGCAAAAGCGTCACTTGTGGTCTCAAA
This window harbors:
- the LOC119125877 gene encoding arachidonate 12-lipoxygenase, 12R-type-like, producing the protein MVVYEATVYTGDRIQATTLNSVHIKLVGTDGESDRTWLKSLVIFRGSVSTYTVSCPNSLGRLLLIELDKRQFGFLPDDAWFPDKVEIKSPEEDIYTFPIHCWISDQETHRYREGKALRIFDESHSLGQYARQQELSQRSVDYDWEFYGPGMPYAIKADGAMTLPDEVQFSFTKTTEFAFTAATGLAELRLKGLVDNQENWKTLDDINDVFRNKDTPLSDYVQEHWAEDWLFAYQFLNGVNPTLIRRCKTLPENFPVTNDMVFIPDGSNLLNELERGNIYLCDYKNLDGMPANIIEEKQQYLTAPLVLLHKRSDDKLMPIAIQLKQTPAEDNPIFLPTDSAYDWLTTKIFVRSADFSEHQLNAHLLRTHLLAEVFAVSLLRNLPMVHPIYKLLIPHTRYTLQINALARERLIGPAGVFTLFAASGREALPKILARSLSSITYRSLCIPDDIDDRDLQDLPNFYYRDDGLQLWNIIFEYVQRVIKYYYKSDDEVQRDSELQIWIGDIFKYGFLSQQQTGIPQNFTTVSELIKFATMVMFTCSCQHAAVNSGQYDYGGWMPNFPTTLQRAPPTKKGTTSKSTILETLPPINVTAQGMATVWLLSRRSSDFVPLGHYPEYHYTEETPRQLQTDFKSDLDKLSITIDNRNKDLEIPYTYLDPKNVENSVAI